From [Clostridium] symbiosum, a single genomic window includes:
- a CDS encoding NusG domain II-containing protein — MKDNGLKDSRLNNDSRKKKNEIFLVCGLLAAAVIFFAGYRFLNRGDASVVVVSVNGKTVREFPLGQDADFLIEGVDGGTNHMIIKNGAVSIFEASCPDKICVQEGEKRQKGEAITCLPNKVIVTIK; from the coding sequence ATGAAAGATAACGGTTTAAAAGACAGCCGTTTAAACAATGACAGCAGAAAAAAGAAAAATGAAATCTTTCTCGTCTGCGGCCTCCTCGCCGCCGCCGTAATTTTCTTCGCAGGATACCGTTTCCTGAACAGAGGGGATGCGTCGGTGGTTGTGGTCAGCGTAAACGGGAAAACGGTCCGTGAATTCCCACTCGGCCAGGATGCCGATTTCCTGATTGAAGGCGTTGACGGCGGAACAAACCATATGATTATTAAAAATGGCGCCGTTTCCATCTTCGAGGCCTCCTGCCCTGATAAAATCTGTGTGCAGGAAGGGGAGAAAAGGCAGAAAGGCGAGGCGATTACCTGTCTTCCGAATAAAGTGATTGTTACAATAAAATAG